A single Natrinema pellirubrum DSM 15624 DNA region contains:
- a CDS encoding PAS domain S-box protein, whose protein sequence is MSIRDGPRSGGVSMDEIRVLCVDDEPQWAVKIAELLDRRDVAIDTLSATSASEALEYLADREIDCIVSEYDLPDADGLALLEDARSEVDSIPFLLVTDSGSEAIASEAISAGVTDYVRKADDPERDAALADAVVDAVEAAQRRRERERHLHAVETAQEGVSILDSSGRFVYVNRAYADLYGYEPAELIGEHWELIYPDDEVATAHEEIIPTVMAEGEWYGETTGLRADGTTFVEAHSLSTTGNGDLICTVRDITDRKERERDLERYETIIEALGDPVYTVGDDGRYTYVNDAYAEMTGYEKDEIVGEPISFLLDDESVERGEATVGSLLSADTEGRQCTYEITVETSDGERIRCEDNVSLLPLADGQYRGVAGVVRDITARTERKRELEEYETIVETIPDEVYTLDAAGRVTKIVPPSNDELTTTGYSPAELVGEHVSLFMDEADIATGEAEIAALLADPDRDHASFEMETITRDGTRRPHENHIAILPPDEDGRFQGTVGVLRDITDRKERERELKAQNERLERFASIVSHDLRNPLNVAQGRLAEARRTCDCDETHLEEVAWAHDRMGVLIENILTIARDRDPQPDPEPIDLAAIVDDCWDHVDTGTAALRVDTDAVVRADRARLKQLLENLLRNAVDHSDVGPAGPDGDGGRSGVTITVGDLAGGDGFYVADDGPGIPPDERERVFESGYSSDGDGTGLGLAIVERIAAAHGWTATATESAAGGARFELADVDSVGR, encoded by the coding sequence ATGAGCATTCGGGACGGGCCCCGCTCTGGGGGCGTCTCGATGGACGAGATCCGCGTCCTCTGCGTGGACGACGAACCGCAGTGGGCCGTGAAGATCGCCGAGTTGCTGGACCGACGCGACGTCGCCATCGACACGCTCAGTGCCACCAGCGCCAGCGAGGCCCTCGAGTACCTTGCCGACCGCGAGATCGACTGTATCGTCTCCGAGTACGATCTGCCCGACGCCGACGGACTGGCGCTGCTCGAGGACGCCCGTTCGGAAGTCGACTCGATCCCCTTTCTGCTGGTTACGGACTCGGGCTCGGAAGCGATCGCGAGCGAGGCGATCTCGGCCGGCGTCACCGACTACGTGCGGAAGGCCGACGACCCGGAGCGGGACGCGGCCCTTGCCGATGCGGTCGTCGACGCCGTCGAGGCGGCCCAGCGCCGCCGGGAACGCGAGCGACACCTCCACGCCGTCGAAACCGCACAGGAGGGAGTCAGCATCCTCGACTCGAGCGGCCGATTCGTCTACGTAAACCGGGCCTATGCCGACCTCTATGGCTACGAGCCGGCGGAGCTGATCGGCGAACACTGGGAACTGATTTACCCGGACGACGAGGTCGCGACCGCCCACGAGGAGATCATCCCGACGGTGATGGCCGAGGGCGAGTGGTATGGCGAAACGACCGGGCTCCGGGCCGACGGAACCACCTTCGTCGAGGCCCACTCGCTGTCGACGACGGGCAACGGCGATCTCATCTGTACGGTTCGAGACATCACGGACCGCAAGGAACGCGAACGCGATCTCGAGCGCTACGAGACGATCATCGAGGCGCTTGGCGATCCGGTCTACACGGTCGGCGACGACGGGCGCTACACCTACGTCAACGACGCCTACGCCGAGATGACGGGATACGAGAAAGACGAGATCGTCGGCGAGCCGATCTCGTTCCTGCTCGACGACGAGTCCGTCGAGCGCGGGGAAGCGACCGTCGGCTCGCTGCTGTCCGCCGACACCGAGGGTCGCCAGTGTACCTACGAGATCACCGTCGAGACGAGCGACGGCGAGCGGATTCGGTGTGAGGACAACGTCTCGCTGTTGCCCCTCGCGGACGGCCAGTACCGCGGCGTCGCCGGCGTCGTCCGCGATATCACCGCCCGCACCGAACGCAAACGCGAACTCGAGGAGTACGAGACGATCGTCGAGACGATCCCCGACGAGGTCTACACGCTGGACGCCGCGGGCCGGGTCACGAAGATCGTCCCGCCGAGCAACGACGAGCTGACGACGACCGGCTACAGCCCCGCGGAGCTGGTCGGTGAACACGTCTCGCTGTTCATGGACGAGGCCGACATCGCTACCGGCGAAGCGGAGATCGCGGCCCTGCTGGCGGATCCGGACCGCGATCACGCCTCCTTCGAGATGGAGACGATCACCAGAGACGGGACGCGACGCCCCCACGAGAACCACATCGCAATCTTGCCGCCCGACGAGGACGGCCGCTTCCAGGGGACCGTCGGCGTCCTGCGGGATATCACGGACCGCAAGGAACGCGAGCGCGAACTGAAAGCCCAGAACGAGCGCCTCGAGCGGTTCGCCAGTATCGTTTCCCACGACCTTCGGAACCCCCTGAACGTCGCACAGGGCCGCCTCGCGGAGGCCCGCCGGACCTGCGACTGTGACGAGACCCACCTCGAGGAGGTCGCGTGGGCCCACGACCGGATGGGCGTGTTGATCGAGAACATCCTGACGATCGCGCGCGATCGGGATCCACAGCCCGACCCGGAGCCGATCGATCTCGCGGCGATCGTCGACGACTGCTGGGACCACGTCGACACCGGGACGGCCGCGTTGCGGGTCGACACCGACGCCGTCGTTCGGGCCGATCGGGCGCGGCTCAAGCAGTTGCTCGAGAACCTGCTTCGCAACGCCGTGGATCACAGCGACGTCGGCCCCGCAGGCCCCGACGGCGACGGGGGCCGCTCCGGCGTCACGATCACGGTCGGCGACCTCGCGGGCGGGGACGGCTTCTACGTCGCGGACGACGGCCCGGGAATCCCACCCGACGAACGCGAGCGGGTCTTCGAGAGCGGCTACTCGAGCGACGGGGACGGGACCGGCCTCGGGCTCGCGATCGTCGAGCGGATCGCGGCGGCCCACGGCTGGACGGCGACGGCGACCGAGAGCGCGGCCGGTGGCGCACGGTTCGAGCTGGCCGATGTCGACTCGGTCGGCCGGTGA
- the mct gene encoding succinyl-CoA:mesaconate CoA-transferase produces MGALSNLRVLDLTQVLAGPYCTMLLADMGADVVKIERPGGDMIRSNPPFVNDPDEEAYGGYFQSVNRGKKSIELNLGDEEDRADFLSLVEEADIVVENYRSGTMEKYDLGYETLTEYNEDIIYSSIRGFGDPRTGETHRQGQPSFDLIAQALGGVMETTGQPDGPPTKTGPGVGDLFTATLNCIGILAAVNHREQTGEGQYVDTAMYDSMLSFTERAIYQQSYTGEAPTRRGNSHPTLFPYNAFETDDGYAVIAAFNNNHWAELCDIMGREDLAEEYPTTAERLESRDHLRGEISEWALEQTNDELVGQLEGRVPAAPVQTTEEIFADDHVHARDMLVPVEQPGADTDVEIAGNPIKMSETEPEPRGRAPLLDEHREEVLGEQAEETADD; encoded by the coding sequence ATGGGCGCACTCTCGAACCTTCGCGTGCTGGATCTGACCCAGGTGCTGGCTGGGCCGTACTGCACGATGTTGCTCGCGGACATGGGCGCGGACGTGGTCAAGATCGAGCGGCCGGGCGGGGACATGATCCGGTCGAACCCGCCGTTCGTCAACGACCCCGACGAGGAAGCCTACGGGGGCTACTTCCAGAGCGTCAACCGCGGCAAGAAGAGCATCGAGCTGAACTTAGGCGACGAAGAAGATCGTGCGGACTTCCTCTCGCTGGTCGAAGAGGCCGACATCGTCGTCGAGAACTACCGCTCCGGGACGATGGAGAAGTACGATCTGGGCTACGAAACGCTTACGGAGTACAACGAGGACATCATCTACTCCTCGATTCGGGGCTTCGGCGACCCGCGGACCGGCGAAACCCACCGCCAGGGCCAGCCCTCCTTCGACCTCATCGCACAGGCGCTTGGCGGCGTCATGGAAACGACCGGCCAGCCCGACGGTCCACCGACCAAGACCGGCCCCGGCGTCGGCGACCTCTTTACCGCGACGCTGAACTGCATCGGCATTCTCGCCGCCGTGAACCACCGCGAACAGACCGGCGAGGGCCAGTACGTCGACACCGCGATGTACGACTCGATGCTCAGCTTCACCGAACGCGCCATCTACCAGCAGTCCTACACCGGCGAGGCCCCGACCCGACGGGGCAACTCCCACCCCACGCTCTTTCCCTACAACGCCTTCGAGACCGACGACGGCTACGCCGTCATCGCCGCGTTCAACAACAATCACTGGGCCGAACTCTGTGACATCATGGGTCGCGAGGACCTCGCCGAGGAGTATCCCACGACCGCCGAACGCCTCGAGAGCCGCGATCACCTCCGCGGCGAGATCTCGGAGTGGGCACTCGAGCAGACCAACGACGAACTCGTCGGCCAGCTCGAGGGGCGGGTCCCGGCCGCGCCCGTCCAGACCACCGAGGAGATCTTCGCGGACGACCACGTCCACGCACGCGACATGCTCGTGCCCGTCGAACAGCCCGGTGCAGACACCGACGTCGAGATCGCGGGCAATCCGATCAAGATGAGCGAGACCGAGCCCGAGCCCCGCGGTCGCGCGCCGCTGCTTGACGAACACCGCGAGGAAGTGCTGGGCGAGCAGGCAGAAGAGACGGCCGACGACTGA
- a CDS encoding methylaspartate ammonia-lyase — protein MEITGIHATPGYSGFFFDDQRAIKQGAEHDGFTYEGEPVTDGFDEIRQAGESIIVDIELADETVVRGDCAAVQYSGAGGRDPLFKADEYAPVIEGPVADALEGRDATHFLDNAESLEQLEVEGDRLHTAIRYGVSQALLAAAAEAENTTKTDVIADALGTEPATEPVPVFGQSGDDRYNNTEKMFVKGVPVLPHALINSVEKIGENGEVLLEYVEWLVERSQELGPEGYDPRFHIDVYGMIGEIFGAPYDRDEVVDYFADLEAAAAPYPIQIEGPMDVGNRADQIDAMVELREGLADAGVDVDIVADEWCNTFEDVQAFVDSGAADLVQVKTPDLGGIHRSGQAVRYCEGTDTRAYLGGTCNETETSARACAHVALATNAAQVLAKPGMGFDEGYMIVENEMRRTIARREREQLATDTDEVTADD, from the coding sequence ATGGAGATTACAGGAATTCACGCCACGCCCGGCTACTCCGGGTTCTTCTTCGACGATCAGCGCGCGATCAAGCAAGGTGCCGAACACGACGGGTTCACCTACGAGGGCGAGCCCGTTACCGACGGCTTCGACGAGATTCGCCAGGCCGGCGAGTCGATCATCGTCGACATCGAACTCGCCGACGAGACCGTTGTCCGGGGCGACTGTGCCGCGGTCCAGTACTCCGGTGCCGGCGGGCGCGACCCGCTGTTCAAAGCCGACGAGTACGCCCCCGTCATCGAGGGCCCCGTCGCCGACGCACTCGAAGGCCGGGACGCGACCCACTTCCTCGACAACGCCGAGTCCCTCGAGCAGTTGGAGGTCGAGGGCGACCGACTCCACACCGCGATCCGCTACGGCGTCTCGCAGGCCTTACTCGCCGCCGCAGCCGAGGCCGAAAACACCACGAAGACGGACGTGATAGCCGACGCGCTGGGCACCGAGCCCGCCACGGAGCCGGTCCCCGTCTTCGGGCAGTCCGGTGACGACCGCTACAATAATACGGAAAAGATGTTCGTCAAGGGCGTCCCGGTCCTGCCCCACGCGCTGATCAACAGCGTCGAGAAGATCGGCGAGAACGGCGAAGTGCTGCTCGAGTACGTCGAGTGGCTGGTCGAACGCTCCCAGGAACTCGGGCCGGAGGGCTACGACCCCCGCTTCCACATCGACGTCTACGGGATGATCGGCGAGATCTTCGGCGCGCCCTACGACCGCGACGAGGTCGTCGACTACTTCGCCGACCTCGAGGCAGCCGCAGCCCCCTACCCGATCCAGATCGAGGGGCCGATGGACGTCGGCAACCGTGCCGACCAGATCGATGCGATGGTCGAACTTCGCGAGGGACTTGCCGATGCCGGTGTCGACGTCGACATCGTCGCCGACGAGTGGTGTAACACCTTCGAGGACGTGCAGGCGTTCGTCGATTCGGGGGCCGCCGACCTCGTGCAGGTCAAGACCCCCGATCTCGGGGGCATCCACCGCAGCGGGCAAGCGGTCCGCTACTGCGAGGGGACCGACACCCGCGCCTACCTCGGCGGGACCTGCAACGAGACCGAGACCTCCGCGCGGGCCTGCGCCCACGTCGCGCTCGCGACCAACGCCGCGCAGGTGCTGGCAAAGCCCGGCATGGGCTTCGACGAGGGCTACATGATCGTCGAGAACGAGATGCGACGGACGATCGCCCGCCGGGAACGCGAACAGTTAGCGACCGACACTGACGAGGTGACTGCAGATGACTGA
- the glmS gene encoding methylaspartate mutase subunit S, with the protein MSPSTMSQTVVLGVIGSDAHVVGITILEQAFSAAGFDVVNLGVQTSQEEFAEAAKAHDASAVLVSSLYGHAEQDCQGFQGVLEDAGVDAVTYIGGNLAVGQDEFEETRRTFRELGFDRVFDSETDPEDAIAALREDLQITPTESERATISS; encoded by the coding sequence ATGAGTCCGAGTACGATGTCCCAAACGGTCGTCCTCGGCGTGATCGGCTCCGATGCCCACGTCGTTGGCATCACAATCCTAGAGCAAGCCTTCAGCGCAGCCGGCTTCGATGTCGTGAACCTCGGTGTCCAGACCTCCCAGGAGGAGTTCGCCGAGGCCGCTAAAGCCCACGACGCCAGCGCTGTACTCGTCTCCTCGCTCTACGGACACGCCGAGCAGGACTGTCAGGGATTCCAAGGCGTTCTCGAGGACGCGGGCGTCGACGCGGTCACCTACATCGGCGGCAACCTCGCCGTCGGGCAAGACGAGTTCGAGGAAACCCGTCGGACCTTCCGCGAACTCGGTTTCGACCGCGTCTTCGATTCGGAAACCGATCCCGAGGACGCGATTGCCGCGCTGCGCGAAGACCTCCAGATCACACCGACGGAGTCGGAACGCGCTACTATTAGTTCCTAG
- a CDS encoding methylaspartate mutase subunit E has product MIRDERIPSDELRRIDEEIRSNWPTGEDVDFEEAIEYHESLPDHKRFADVLESADKPLLQPRAGVPRLDDQIELLRYLHEEGQADLLPTTIDSYTRDNEYEKAQQGLDKALETGDDTLNGFPAVNHGVDGCRQLIDAVDAPIEVRHGTPDARLLAAITFAGGFQSFEGGPISYNIPYTKRHGLEETIEKWQFVDRLAGAYTERGVRINREPFGPLTGTLVPPSIAIAVMLVEGKLAATQGVRSITLGYGQVGNVVQDVAALNALKKLGNEYLPDEVVVTTVFHEWMGGFPPDEARANGVISLGGMTAAIAQPDKVITKSPQEFQGVPTKEANSAGLRTTRQVIDMAIEQKIDIDGIEEEQDLIERETRCLMDTIFEHGDGDVVQGTLKAFDSGALDVPFAPSDSAKGAVLPARDDDGRVRIFEWADLEMDEDIKEIHKARLSRRADTEGRDQSFRMVADDVDAISDGKLIGRPQSQPQGDV; this is encoded by the coding sequence ATGATACGAGACGAACGTATTCCGTCCGACGAGCTACGGCGTATCGACGAGGAAATTCGATCTAACTGGCCGACGGGCGAAGACGTCGACTTCGAGGAGGCCATCGAGTACCACGAATCGCTGCCCGACCACAAGCGATTCGCCGACGTCCTCGAGTCGGCCGACAAGCCCCTTCTGCAGCCCCGGGCCGGCGTCCCCCGGCTCGACGATCAGATCGAACTCCTGCGATACCTCCACGAGGAGGGACAGGCGGATCTCCTGCCGACCACGATCGACTCCTACACCCGGGACAACGAGTACGAGAAGGCCCAACAGGGGCTGGACAAGGCCCTCGAGACGGGCGACGACACGCTCAACGGGTTCCCCGCCGTCAATCACGGCGTCGACGGCTGTCGACAGCTGATCGACGCGGTCGACGCGCCGATCGAGGTGCGCCACGGGACGCCCGACGCCCGCCTGCTGGCGGCGATCACCTTCGCCGGCGGCTTCCAGAGCTTCGAGGGCGGCCCGATCTCCTACAACATTCCGTACACGAAGCGCCACGGGCTCGAGGAGACCATCGAGAAGTGGCAGTTCGTCGATCGACTCGCGGGAGCCTACACCGAACGGGGCGTGCGGATCAACCGCGAGCCGTTCGGCCCCCTGACGGGGACCCTGGTCCCGCCGTCGATCGCGATCGCAGTCATGCTGGTCGAGGGGAAACTCGCCGCCACGCAGGGCGTGCGCTCGATTACCCTCGGCTACGGGCAGGTCGGCAATGTCGTGCAGGACGTTGCCGCCCTGAACGCCTTGAAGAAGCTGGGCAACGAGTATCTGCCCGACGAGGTCGTCGTCACGACGGTCTTCCACGAGTGGATGGGCGGCTTCCCGCCGGACGAGGCCCGCGCCAACGGCGTGATCAGCCTCGGCGGCATGACCGCCGCCATCGCCCAGCCCGACAAGGTCATCACCAAGTCCCCACAGGAGTTCCAGGGCGTCCCGACCAAGGAGGCCAACTCGGCCGGCCTGCGCACCACGCGGCAGGTCATCGACATGGCCATCGAGCAGAAAATCGACATCGACGGCATCGAAGAGGAACAGGACCTCATCGAGCGCGAGACCCGCTGTCTGATGGACACCATCTTCGAACACGGCGACGGCGACGTCGTTCAGGGGACGCTCAAGGCCTTCGACTCGGGCGCACTCGACGTGCCGTTCGCACCCAGCGACAGCGCGAAAGGAGCCGTCCTCCCCGCACGCGACGACGACGGTCGCGTCCGCATCTTCGAGTGGGCCGACCTCGAGATGGACGAGGACATCAAGGAGATTCACAAGGCCCGACTCTCCCGACGTGCCGACACCGAGGGCCGCGATCAGTCGTTCCGCATGGTCGCGGACGACGTCGACGCGATCAGCGACGGAAAGCTCATCGGCCGACCGCAGTCACAGCCACAGGGTGACGTCTAA
- a CDS encoding Eco57I restriction-modification methylase domain-containing protein, whose protein sequence is MSQATLSDRPYTNSNLFSGYYLDERIEDREEWDCDAAASEALKELQDLYDLESGLVDGYKEDPLIDNWIDEVLEILGFGTNVETTLPEGGGYVDVLLFEDTEARRDAAEVYLSSEDTTDLFDRGVGLVEAKQWDADFTTRFSDQRPYRNASHQIKHYLERTPERIQWGILTNGRKWRLYGTKDYETQTYYEIDLPELLERGDLEAFKYFYLFFRPAAFRESGGTTFLDSVRSESETVAQELGEDLQDNVFTALRVLGRGFAETNDLAIEPGDDDGLAELKEQSLVLLYRLMFVLYAESRGLIHPEGGDAVAEYEENFSLDELRLEIHEEIGEVDEGFADAYSDHSTTMWSRLEDLFRLIDEGEESLGIPPYNGGLFNRDKHEFLADHEVSNRYLAEVIYRISTTENDEGRYVLADYADLDTRHLGSVYEGLLEHQFRIAPEAYAAVAEDGGQVWKPATEVSVAAAVETVDEGGLYVVNDEGERKATGAYYTPDYVVTYIVEETVGPLVDEIKADLESQGFEPGTHEYLGAFYRRVTDLKLLDPAMGSGHFLTRATEYLAQQVMEEVRELEEATAFDEQRVRRDVAKECIYGVDLNGMAVELAKLSMWLETLAADQPLAFLDHHLKAGNSLVGSDVTEVLSSEHADDDGQLTLQQALARVRQDTLEHVMERMQELLEIDNESLEDVKSMEEIYDEVRADAFYQRLFEVANVHTAERFDLDVPEGAYERLARAIDDDEAWAEMREEPWFQTAQAMSEDEAFFHWELEYPEVFFDDDGEKRADAGFDAVIGNPPYVQIKDSSENYLRNQYKSTQYKIDAFHAFIEQGIIHLSEGGKFGYIVPKPWLTLENTEGLRDYIFEETWIRQIVQFKEPVFDDATVDTIIPILTKSGHRGATKIVNVENAGNELLDKSIVERDNQSELRESAGKIEIRQSKGEERIIGKISDNSTDLNNIASVSIGIQAYGQDDHTENQIKNRVFHSDTKETERHVPLLSGDNIRRYRIKDLEETWIDYGNHLHREREWKYFEGERIFIREITGSGRYKIHSSFVNRDAVCYKTVLSVIPEENVSAQSLVPVINSSIMSWYFIRTSNKIVTDNFPRITLNDVEELPIPDLDRSIESLTIEQNNSAIDIIDGKGENSVRELMSDISNSHAENIQLRENLNLNIIDHLGVYEDGVLITDLGFAQPAEGVSDSILSNTSEDYENLRIGTVEIIRKSPISLEIHLTARYKPDNEDEYETDRWGYTETEPLPALEISDLTETEADLIEAFVPVAVDEAGGFANFRETATKTNSPVDRLRKLTLPAVDDVRDGLESYLETKARAEELEAKIEKTDDLIDEIVYELYGLTDEEIAIVEEAVGE, encoded by the coding sequence ATGAGTCAGGCGACGCTGTCGGACCGCCCGTACACGAACTCGAATCTCTTCTCCGGCTACTATCTCGACGAGCGGATCGAAGACCGCGAGGAGTGGGACTGCGACGCCGCCGCGAGCGAGGCCCTCAAGGAACTGCAGGACCTGTACGATCTCGAGTCTGGACTGGTCGACGGCTACAAGGAAGATCCGTTGATCGACAATTGGATCGACGAGGTCCTCGAGATCCTGGGCTTCGGGACGAACGTCGAAACGACGCTGCCCGAGGGCGGGGGCTACGTCGACGTGTTGCTGTTCGAGGACACCGAGGCGCGTCGCGACGCTGCGGAGGTCTACTTGAGTTCCGAGGACACGACCGATCTGTTCGACCGCGGGGTGGGGTTGGTCGAGGCCAAGCAGTGGGACGCTGACTTCACGACTCGCTTCAGCGATCAACGACCGTATCGCAACGCTTCCCACCAGATCAAACACTATCTCGAGCGGACGCCCGAGCGGATTCAGTGGGGGATCCTGACCAACGGCCGCAAGTGGCGACTCTACGGGACGAAGGATTACGAGACCCAGACCTACTACGAGATCGATCTGCCGGAACTGCTCGAGCGCGGCGACCTCGAGGCGTTCAAATACTTCTACCTGTTCTTCCGGCCGGCGGCGTTTCGCGAGTCGGGCGGGACCACCTTTCTCGATTCGGTCCGGTCGGAAAGCGAGACGGTCGCCCAGGAACTCGGGGAGGACCTGCAGGACAACGTCTTCACCGCCCTGCGGGTACTCGGCCGGGGCTTCGCCGAGACGAACGACCTCGCGATCGAGCCAGGAGACGACGACGGGCTCGCGGAGCTGAAAGAGCAGTCGCTGGTGTTGCTGTATCGGTTGATGTTCGTCCTCTATGCCGAATCGCGCGGGCTGATCCACCCCGAGGGTGGGGACGCCGTCGCGGAGTACGAGGAAAACTTTAGCCTCGACGAACTGCGCCTCGAGATCCACGAGGAGATCGGCGAGGTCGACGAGGGCTTTGCCGACGCCTACAGCGACCACTCGACGACGATGTGGAGCCGTCTCGAGGACCTGTTCCGGCTGATCGACGAGGGTGAGGAATCGCTGGGGATTCCGCCGTACAACGGCGGGCTGTTCAACCGGGACAAACACGAGTTCCTGGCCGACCACGAGGTCAGCAACCGCTATCTCGCGGAGGTCATCTACCGGATTTCGACGACGGAAAACGACGAGGGACGGTACGTGTTGGCCGACTACGCCGACCTCGACACGCGGCATCTGGGCAGCGTCTACGAGGGGCTGCTCGAGCATCAGTTCCGGATCGCCCCCGAGGCGTATGCCGCGGTCGCGGAAGACGGCGGGCAGGTCTGGAAGCCCGCGACAGAGGTCTCGGTCGCGGCGGCGGTCGAGACCGTCGACGAGGGCGGGCTCTACGTGGTCAACGACGAGGGCGAGCGCAAGGCCACGGGGGCCTACTACACGCCGGACTACGTGGTGACCTACATCGTCGAGGAGACGGTCGGGCCGCTGGTCGACGAGATCAAAGCCGACCTCGAGTCGCAGGGCTTCGAGCCCGGTACCCACGAGTATCTGGGGGCGTTCTACCGGCGGGTGACGGACCTGAAGCTGCTGGACCCGGCGATGGGCAGCGGTCACTTCCTCACGCGGGCGACGGAGTACCTCGCCCAGCAGGTCATGGAGGAGGTGCGCGAACTCGAGGAGGCGACGGCCTTCGACGAGCAGCGGGTGCGCCGGGACGTGGCCAAGGAGTGTATCTACGGCGTCGACCTGAACGGGATGGCCGTCGAACTCGCGAAGCTCTCGATGTGGCTCGAGACGCTCGCGGCGGACCAACCGCTTGCCTTCCTCGATCACCACCTCAAGGCGGGCAACTCGCTGGTCGGCTCGGACGTGACCGAGGTTCTCTCGAGCGAACACGCCGACGACGACGGGCAGTTGACCCTACAGCAGGCGCTGGCCCGCGTTCGCCAAGATACGCTCGAGCATGTCATGGAGCGCATGCAGGAGTTGCTCGAGATCGACAACGAGTCGCTCGAGGACGTCAAGTCGATGGAGGAGATCTACGACGAGGTGCGGGCCGACGCGTTCTACCAGCGGCTGTTCGAGGTGGCGAACGTCCACACGGCCGAGCGGTTCGATCTGGACGTGCCCGAGGGGGCCTACGAGCGGCTGGCGCGGGCGATCGACGACGACGAGGCGTGGGCCGAGATGCGCGAGGAGCCGTGGTTCCAGACGGCGCAGGCGATGAGCGAGGACGAGGCGTTCTTCCACTGGGAGTTGGAGTATCCCGAGGTGTTCTTCGACGATGATGGGGAGAAGCGGGCTGATGCTGGGTTCGATGCGGTGATCGGGAATCCGCCGTACGTACAAATCAAAGACAGTTCCGAGAATTACTTAAGAAATCAATACAAATCCACACAGTACAAGATTGATGCTTTTCATGCTTTCATTGAACAAGGCATAATTCATCTTTCTGAGGGTGGAAAGTTCGGATATATCGTCCCAAAGCCATGGCTTACATTAGAAAATACGGAGGGACTTAGAGACTATATTTTTGAAGAAACATGGATTAGACAGATCGTCCAGTTTAAAGAGCCAGTGTTTGATGATGCAACGGTTGACACAATAATACCTATCCTTACAAAATCTGGACATAGAGGGGCTACTAAGATAGTAAATGTGGAGAATGCTGGTAACGAATTGTTAGACAAATCGATTGTAGAGCGTGATAATCAATCGGAACTTAGAGAATCTGCTGGAAAGATAGAAATTAGGCAGTCAAAAGGAGAAGAGCGAATTATAGGGAAAATATCAGATAATTCAACAGATTTAAATAATATAGCTTCAGTTTCGATAGGAATCCAAGCATATGGGCAAGATGACCACACGGAAAACCAAATAAAGAATCGAGTTTTCCATTCTGACACAAAAGAGACTGAACGACACGTTCCACTTTTGTCTGGTGACAATATTCGGCGATATCGTATTAAAGATCTTGAAGAGACATGGATTGACTATGGTAATCATCTACACCGAGAACGAGAGTGGAAGTATTTTGAGGGAGAGCGCATATTTATCAGAGAAATAACTGGATCTGGGCGTTATAAAATACATTCCTCATTTGTCAACCGGGATGCAGTCTGTTACAAGACTGTACTTAGTGTTATTCCTGAAGAAAACGTGTCTGCGCAGTCGTTAGTTCCAGTAATCAATTCGTCAATTATGTCTTGGTATTTCATAAGAACGTCAAATAAGATTGTCACTGATAACTTCCCGCGAATCACGTTAAATGACGTTGAAGAGTTACCGATTCCAGATCTCGATAGATCCATAGAATCACTCACCATCGAACAGAATAATAGTGCAATTGATATTATCGATGGAAAAGGAGAAAACAGTGTGCGGGAATTGATGTCAGACATAAGTAATTCACACGCAGAGAATATCCAACTACGAGAGAATTTAAACCTAAATATAATTGACCATTTAGGTGTGTATGAGGATGGAGTACTGATTACAGATCTCGGATTTGCTCAACCTGCTGAAGGGGTATCAGATTCGATTCTCTCGAACACATCCGAGGACTACGAGAACCTCCGCATCGGCACTGTCGAAATCATCCGGAAATCCCCGATATCACTCGAGATCCACCTCACAGCCCGCTACAAACCGGACAACGAGGACGAGTACGAAACCGACCGCTGGGGCTACACCGAAACCGAGCCCCTGCCGGCCCTCGAGATTTCGGATCTCACCGAAACCGAGGCCGACCTGATCGAGGCCTTCGTCCCCGTGGCCGTCGACGAGGCCGGCGGCTTCGCGAACTTCCGCGAAACCGCCACCAAGACCAACTCGCCCGTCGATCGCCTCCGGAAGCTCACCCTCCCCGCCGTCGACGACGTTCGGGACGGCCTCGAGAGCTACCTCGAGACGAAAGCACGCGCGGAGGAACTCGAGGCAAAGATCGAGAAAACCGACGATCTGATCGATGAGATCGTCTACGAACTCTACGGGCTGACTGACGAGGAAATCGCAATCGTCGAAGAAGCCGTCGGCGAATAG